The Humulus lupulus chromosome 4, drHumLupu1.1, whole genome shotgun sequence genome has a window encoding:
- the LOC133829877 gene encoding uncharacterized protein LOC133829877, whose protein sequence is MGILSLFQGAILAFWLCLLAVSFTHVSSEDTGLTEEKPFFSPHKPFFKKHHDYFHHPVPIYKPKPHPVPVYIPKPHPVPVYIPKPHPVPVYIPKPHPIPIYKPKPHPVPIPIYKPKPHPIPIYKPEPKPEPKPEPKPKPEPKPEPKPKPEPKPEPKPEPKPKPEPKPEPKPKPEPKPEPKPEPKPKPEPKPEPKPEPKPEPKPEPKPEPKPKPYVPIYKPHPHPFFKKPKYHHPLGPIFHHPKKPGPPLAP, encoded by the exons ATGGGGATCCTCTCTCTTTTCCAAGGGGCCATTCTGGCCTTCTGGCTCTGCCTTTTAGCTGTGAGCTTCACTCATGTGTCCTCAG AGGATACAGGTCTCACAGAAGAAAAGCCATTCTTTTCACCTCACAAGCCATTTTTCAAGAAACATCACGACTACTTTCACCACCCAGTTCCCATTTACAAGCCAAAACCTCACCCCGTTCCAGTTTACATTCCAAAACCTCACCCCGTTCCAGTTTACATTCCAAAACCTCACCCCGTTCCAGTTTACATCCCTAAACCCCATCCTATTCCAATTTACAAGCCTAAACCTCATCCAGTTCCTATTCCTATTTACAAACCTAAACCTCACCCTATTCCAATTTACAAGCCTGAACCAAAGCCTGAGCCAAAGCCCGAACCAAAACCAAAGCCTGAGCCAAAGCCCGAACCAAAACCAAAGCCAGAACCTAAGCCTGAGCCAAAGCCCGAACCAAAACCAAAGCCTGAGCCAAAGCCCGAACCAAAACCAAAGCCAGAACCTAAGCCTGAGCCAAAGCCCGAACCAAAACCAAAGCCAGAGCCAAAGCCTGAACCAAAACCAGAGCCAAAACCCGAACCAAAGCCTGAGCCAAAGCCTGAACCGAAACCCAAACCATATGTTCCAATTTACAAGCCACATCCCCATCCCTTCTTTAAGAAGCCGAAGTACCATCATCCATTGGGCCCAATCTTCCATCATCCAAAGAAGCCAGGCCCTCCCCTCGCTCCCTAG